One stretch of Halobaculum marinum DNA includes these proteins:
- a CDS encoding DUF6498-containing protein produces MRPPSVPRSGLLAVLASTLVTPVGVLALGWSTTVLLGVFVVEVIAVVWWSVAKIPFAAKRPNAAVDDDRLFGPFQAKRGEIDLPGPLPPVYPRNLPTLVVVVCFLAPLETMVALAVFGVAAPPATEAAAGQLAVGGLAVVVGRGYETWRDYFHDGGYRDHSARSVLILPLVHLLGVGALLFLAALVDGSGVAGDVVLWAMIVGKLAFDVRSLQVERDPDDHGWLYRVFGSEATEIEPEPVAVPDDDPTVTARPPRLVGVVDAVARGVTYSLSSAALAAWVLAAVLVGVGAASLAVWPLLAAVGVGAFRTLGRYLAYGSVEYRVYDDVLVVYDRLIGEPQARVERTGVTDAAVVRDPLDRLFGTHTLTIAGADDGDERPPRSSLLPADPDAVTDDAANANRSVRVAHVIEPTALAGALGVSWLLER; encoded by the coding sequence GTGCGCCCTCCATCGGTTCCACGCTCTGGACTCCTCGCGGTCCTCGCGTCGACGCTCGTCACACCCGTCGGCGTGCTCGCGCTCGGCTGGTCGACGACGGTGTTGCTCGGCGTGTTCGTCGTCGAGGTGATCGCCGTCGTCTGGTGGTCGGTCGCGAAGATCCCGTTCGCCGCGAAGCGACCGAACGCCGCCGTCGACGACGACCGGCTGTTCGGCCCGTTCCAGGCGAAACGCGGCGAGATCGACCTCCCCGGACCGCTCCCGCCCGTGTACCCGCGGAACCTCCCGACGCTGGTCGTGGTCGTCTGTTTCCTCGCGCCGCTGGAGACGATGGTGGCGCTGGCGGTGTTCGGCGTCGCCGCGCCGCCGGCCACCGAGGCGGCGGCCGGACAGTTGGCGGTCGGTGGGCTGGCGGTCGTCGTCGGGCGCGGGTACGAGACGTGGCGCGACTACTTCCACGACGGCGGGTATCGCGACCACTCGGCGCGATCGGTGTTGATCCTCCCACTCGTCCACCTGCTGGGCGTCGGCGCCTTGTTGTTCCTCGCCGCGCTGGTAGACGGGTCGGGCGTCGCGGGTGACGTCGTGCTCTGGGCGATGATCGTCGGGAAGCTCGCGTTCGACGTCCGGTCGCTCCAGGTCGAGCGCGACCCCGACGACCACGGCTGGCTGTACCGCGTGTTCGGCAGCGAGGCGACCGAAATCGAGCCAGAGCCGGTCGCCGTCCCCGACGACGACCCCACCGTCACCGCCCGCCCGCCACGGCTGGTCGGCGTCGTCGACGCCGTCGCCCGCGGCGTGACGTACTCGCTGTCGAGTGCCGCCCTCGCTGCGTGGGTGCTCGCCGCCGTGTTGGTCGGTGTCGGCGCCGCGTCGCTCGCAGTGTGGCCGCTGCTCGCGGCGGTTGGGGTCGGCGCGTTCCGCACACTCGGTCGTTACCTCGCGTACGGGAGCGTCGAGTACCGCGTGTACGACGACGTCCTCGTGGTGTATGACCGACTGATCGGCGAGCCACAGGCCCGCGTAGAGCGTACCGGCGTCACCGACGCCGCGGTCGTGCGCGACCCGCTAGACCGGCTGTTCGGAACGCACACGCTGACGATCGCCGGGGCCGACGACGGCGACGAGCGCCCGCCGCGGTCGAGCCTGCTCCCGGCGGATCCCGACGCGGTCACCGACGACGCCGCGAACGCGAATCGCTCCGTGCGAGTGGCCCACGTCATCGAGCCCACGGCGCTCGCGGGCGCGCTCGGGGTGTCGTGGCTCCTGGAGCGGTGA
- a CDS encoding COG1361 S-layer family protein, protein MSRQRRGRVLLVTLLLVTGAVAVVVPGVPTVAAGGDCTDSTMTEESSHSCDDDTTDDGSDGTDGSDGDGSESDGTDGSDGDGSESDGTDGSDGDGSDSDDGESTATPTATPTPVTVEGEPDVDVFLPDNTVAPGEERRLTVQIANGGTVDDEGLDTPPTGQEAVTTARNVRVELDDGDAPVTVNTAETALGDLPAGSVAEAGFAIQVDEDADPGVYDLEVTVEYDYTEEITDDDSDREFERDTFDVELVVTEDGRFRVTDVDSDLQVGETGPVDIELRNVGEEDLRDATVTVRSPNDDLRLGGDGEATRAVGDWDDGDRETVTVDATLSADAASQQYPLEVTVSYTDENGDRQTSTVLVASVEPDGEQSFTVTDVESTLRVGEEGRVTGTVENEGPRDVEAAVIRVVETDENVRVRDPVTVLGDVEEDDDADFSLPVSVLDTAQPGERRVTVVVEYVTPAGDRRESDPIDLIVDVSSETARFELTAVDARLQAGDDGPLVLTVVNRGDETLTDATVSLASRSSGLLVGDGLNDTRFVGRWEPGERRIVTYRVRAGEDTAGQTYAFEASVAFEDEDGQQRRSDALAFGATPVSEQTFDARTVESTLRVGEEGRVRVAVTNTGPTAVSAVGVTLVTEAQNVAPIETEAAVGELAPGATATFDLPIEITENAGPGTRQLSYRVAYTDDDGDRRESDPLTTDVEIAPARDPFAVDDRSATVTAGESDVVELTLTNTRGVPLTDIRAKAFADDPLSVDDDQVFVSSLAPGESVTIQFTVSAAGGAAEKPYLLSVDFLYTTPDGDTELSDPVNVGVGVVQPAPQQLPDWLVPVLVGFVILLVAAFLLRRRLGGRSSPAPRGDVPTTTQDGGSDDPGPAATGEVGASETAGDGGVDQPDDADDEWGAFERAAVAEVDTADSQSNEGSARHDGGGPADGGWGAFERATVAEADGDSETAWGAFERAVVSEAHTPDQQSDDASTGHEGGDDGPPGTDG, encoded by the coding sequence ATGAGTCGCCAGCGCCGCGGCCGCGTCCTCCTCGTCACGCTGCTGCTCGTCACCGGAGCGGTCGCCGTGGTCGTGCCGGGCGTGCCCACCGTCGCCGCGGGTGGCGACTGCACCGACTCGACGATGACCGAGGAGTCGAGCCACTCGTGTGACGACGACACCACAGACGACGGCTCCGACGGGACCGACGGCTCCGACGGCGACGGCTCCGAAAGCGACGGGACCGACGGCTCCGACGGCGACGGCTCCGAAAGCGACGGGACCGACGGCTCCGACGGCGACGGCTCCGACAGCGACGACGGCGAGTCGACAGCGACGCCGACAGCGACGCCGACGCCCGTGACCGTCGAGGGGGAACCCGACGTCGACGTGTTCCTCCCGGACAACACCGTCGCGCCGGGCGAGGAGCGGCGCCTCACCGTCCAAATCGCCAACGGCGGCACCGTCGACGACGAGGGGCTGGACACGCCACCGACGGGCCAAGAGGCGGTGACGACGGCGCGGAACGTCCGCGTCGAACTGGACGACGGTGACGCACCAGTCACGGTGAACACCGCCGAGACGGCGCTTGGTGACCTCCCCGCCGGGTCGGTCGCGGAGGCGGGCTTCGCCATCCAGGTCGACGAAGACGCCGATCCGGGTGTGTACGACCTGGAGGTGACCGTCGAGTACGACTACACCGAAGAGATCACCGACGACGACAGCGACCGCGAGTTCGAGCGCGACACGTTCGACGTGGAGTTGGTGGTGACCGAGGATGGTCGCTTCAGGGTGACCGACGTGGACTCGGACCTGCAGGTCGGGGAGACGGGGCCGGTCGATATCGAACTGCGGAACGTCGGCGAAGAGGACCTGCGCGACGCGACCGTGACGGTGCGGTCGCCGAACGACGACCTCCGACTCGGCGGCGACGGCGAGGCGACGCGCGCGGTCGGCGACTGGGACGACGGCGACCGCGAGACGGTCACGGTCGACGCGACGCTGTCGGCAGACGCCGCCAGCCAGCAGTACCCGCTGGAAGTGACGGTGTCGTACACCGACGAGAACGGAGACCGACAGACCTCCACCGTGCTCGTCGCCTCCGTCGAACCCGACGGCGAGCAGTCGTTCACCGTCACGGACGTGGAGAGCACGCTCCGCGTCGGCGAGGAGGGCCGCGTGACAGGCACCGTCGAGAACGAGGGGCCGCGCGACGTCGAGGCGGCGGTGATACGCGTCGTCGAGACGGACGAAAACGTCAGGGTGCGCGACCCGGTCACCGTGCTCGGCGACGTGGAGGAGGACGACGACGCCGACTTCTCGCTCCCGGTGTCGGTGCTCGACACCGCACAGCCCGGTGAGCGGCGCGTCACCGTCGTCGTCGAGTACGTCACGCCCGCGGGCGACCGGCGCGAGAGCGACCCGATCGACCTGATCGTCGACGTGTCCAGCGAGACGGCGCGCTTCGAACTCACGGCGGTCGACGCGCGCCTCCAGGCGGGTGACGACGGCCCGCTCGTGCTCACCGTCGTCAACCGGGGCGACGAGACGCTCACCGACGCCACCGTCTCGCTGGCGTCGCGGAGTTCGGGGCTCCTCGTCGGCGACGGCCTCAACGACACCCGGTTCGTCGGTCGGTGGGAGCCGGGCGAGCGCCGGATCGTCACCTACCGCGTCCGCGCCGGCGAGGACACCGCCGGCCAGACGTACGCGTTCGAGGCGTCGGTCGCGTTCGAGGACGAGGACGGACAGCAGCGGCGCTCCGACGCGCTCGCGTTCGGGGCCACGCCTGTCTCCGAGCAGACGTTCGACGCTCGGACCGTCGAGAGTACGCTGCGGGTCGGCGAGGAGGGCCGCGTCCGCGTCGCCGTGACCAACACCGGGCCGACGGCCGTGAGCGCCGTCGGCGTCACGCTCGTCACCGAGGCTCAGAACGTTGCCCCCATCGAGACCGAGGCCGCCGTCGGCGAACTCGCCCCCGGCGCGACCGCCACCTTCGACCTCCCGATCGAGATCACAGAGAACGCCGGGCCCGGAACCCGGCAGTTGTCGTACCGCGTCGCGTACACGGACGACGACGGCGACCGGCGCGAGAGCGACCCGCTCACGACCGACGTCGAGATCGCTCCCGCACGCGACCCGTTCGCCGTCGACGACCGCTCGGCCACCGTCACCGCCGGCGAGAGCGACGTCGTCGAACTCACGCTGACAAACACCCGCGGCGTCCCGCTCACCGACATCCGGGCGAAGGCGTTCGCCGACGACCCCCTGTCCGTGGACGACGACCAGGTGTTCGTCTCGTCGCTCGCGCCCGGCGAGTCCGTCACGATTCAGTTCACCGTGTCGGCCGCCGGCGGCGCCGCCGAGAAGCCGTACCTGCTGTCGGTGGACTTCCTCTACACGACGCCGGACGGCGACACCGAACTCTCCGACCCCGTGAACGTCGGCGTGGGCGTCGTCCAACCGGCGCCACAGCAACTGCCCGACTGGCTCGTCCCCGTGCTCGTGGGGTTCGTCATCCTCCTCGTCGCCGCGTTCCTCCTCCGGCGCCGGCTTGGCGGTCGGAGTTCGCCCGCGCCGAGAGGGGATGTCCCCACCACGACACAAGACGGCGGGAGCGACGACCCGGGTCCGGCCGCGACTGGCGAGGTTGGCGCCTCGGAGACCGCTGGCGACGGTGGCGTCGACCAACCAGACGATGCCGACGACGAGTGGGGTGCGTTCGAGCGCGCTGCCGTCGCAGAGGTCGACACTGCCGACAGCCAGTCCAACGAGGGGTCGGCGAGACACGACGGTGGTGGCCCTGCCGATGGTGGCTGGGGTGCGTTCGAGCGCGCCACTGTCGCCGAGGCTGACGGCGATAGCGAGACTGCGTGGGGTGCGTTCGAGCGGGCCGTCGTCTCCGAGGCGCACACTCCCGACCAGCAGTCG